A genomic stretch from Procambarus clarkii isolate CNS0578487 chromosome 14, FALCON_Pclarkii_2.0, whole genome shotgun sequence includes:
- the LOC123770163 gene encoding uncharacterized protein, translated as MPAPSSLRGQVLLTTAQVSPPEDFFRGVSPLCRRMLDDMTAVREAYGDRWHRFSYQQQCRVLDQAIVDEATVLKYEAGGGEGPDWQYFPKLKLPTGQKVVCDENLTARGFSCSWRDEHSAPFSWHTRSQMDLTLDTPPATPSHPSTPVEAPPTTTAGEGRVIPGGRAVYTARPLSLPRPPRFRWHYDPPDDPPDPPSVVVSAPMCATLPKDLICGSKGSPSASKYMLIRGKGEHSEGTGFLARVRGAVAALTATCLPLRTSQGQTSLFSLHRASDGGGEPDLRAPSARLQKAHVLVSSPDGPPCAATQVKAATSGHTSDDKTQGKSHKLPSLSALSSDPTLGGYVCSLPDEDDDGPYTAAPGATHGPVAPHGTTLLTPTVAESKGNMATSIPPPADLPTPLATPTMADLTHNVTFMGPGAPSSRPPPTPSPGAHGDTCSGGDTSEPDSMTDTLDTPREEQPLLRHKKHSEAQEDLDPLFSSVLSTKRESNIPKTGFDFLDNW; from the exons ATGCCTGCACCATCGAGCCTCCGGGGGCAGGTGTTGCTGACCACAGCCCAGGTGTCGCCGCCCGAGGACTTCTTCCGTGGCGTGTCGCCGCTGTGTCGCCGGATGCTGGACGACATGACCGCTGTGCGGGAGGCTTACGGCGACCGCTGGCACCGCTTCTCTTATCAACAACAGTGTCGCGTCCTCGACCAGGCTATAGTGGACGAG GCGACGGTGCTGAAGTACGAGGCCGGGGGTGGTGAAGGTCCGGACTGGCAGTACTTCCCCAAGCTGAAGCTGCCCACGGGCCAGAAGGTCGTGTGTGACGAGAACCTCACCGCCCGGGGCTTT TCgtgcagctggagggacgagcactcGGCGCCGTTCTCGTGGCACACCCGCTCCCAGATGGACCTGACGCTGGACACGCCCCCAGCCACGCCCTCCCACCCCAGCACGCCCGTGGaggcgccgcccaccaccacagcaGGCGAGGGGCGTGTCATACCCGGCGGGCGGGCAGTGTACACGGCACGACCCCTCTCCCTGCCACGACCCCCCAGGTTCCGCTGGCACTACGACCCCCCGGACGACCCCCCTGACCCCCCGTCTGTGGTCGTGTCCGCCCCAATGTGCGCCACTTTGCCCAAAGACCTCATCTGTGGTTCCAAAGGGTCGCCTTCGGCGTCGAAGTATATGCTCATACGTGGCAAGGGCGAGCACAGTGAGGGAACTGGGTTCCTGGCCCGGGTCCGAGGCGCAGTCGCAGCTCTCACTGCGACCTGCTTACCGCTGCGCACTTCTCAGGGCCAGACGTCTCTCTTCTCCCTGCACCGCGCATCTGATGGCGGCGGTGAGCCTGATCTACGGGCTCCCAGCGCCAGGCTTCAGAAGGCACACGTCCTGGTAAGTTCACCTGATGGTCCGCCCTGCGCGGCCACTCAGGTCAAGGCGGCCACAAGTGGCCACACCTCAGACGACAAGACTCAAGGTAAGAGTCACAAGCTTCCATCACTCTCAGCGCTCTCCAGCGACCCTACTCTTGGCGGCTACGTCTGCTCTCTGCCAGATGAGGACGATGACGGGCCATACACCGCAGCTCCTGGGGCCACACATGGCCCAGTGGCCCCTCACGGTACAACACTCCTAACACCCACAGTGGCGGAGAGTAAAGGCAATATGGCCACAAGTATTCCTCCGCCGGCGGACCTGCCCACTCCTCTGGCCACGCCAACCATGGCTGACCTGACCCACAATGTCACCTTCATGGGTCCCGGAGCCCCGTCCTCCCGCCCGCCGCCCACACCGTCCCCCGGCGCCCACGGGGACACCTGCAGCGGCGGCGACACCTCCGAGCCCGACTCCATGACGGACACTCTGGACACCCCGAGGGAGGAACAGCCTCTCCTTCGTCACAAGAAACATTCGGAGGCTCAAGAGGACCTGGATCcattgttttcctcagtcttatcAACCAAGAGAGAG AGCAACATTCCCAAGACAGGCTTTGATTTCCTTGACAACTGGTAA